A window of Rhizobium tumorigenes genomic DNA:
TTTGCGGGCCGAGGCGCGAAGCGTTGTTTCGTCACCGGGCGTATCGAACAGCGCCTGTAGCCGGGCCGCCACCGCCGGGCCAAGGGCAGTGTCGCCAAAGCCGACCCATCGGACGACGTCGGCGAAGGCCTTCGGGTCGTGCGGCAGCCACTGTTGCGCCGCGTCGTGCGCCCTGGCAAGATAAAGAAGAACGGGCGCCATGCCGTAAACGACGAGATCGCCATCCTTGACGACGGGAAGCGTCCCGAGCGGATTGAGAGCCAGCATGGCCGGTTTCCCGTGCTCCTGCCCTGGAAACATGTCGATGGCCACGGTCTGCCAATCCAGCCCGAGCATGGATAGCAAAAGACGAGCGCGGTAGCTGTTTTCGTCGA
This region includes:
- a CDS encoding glutathione S-transferase family protein; the encoded protein is MPEITLYGYELDENSYRARLLLSMLGLDWQTVAIDMFPGQEHGKPAMLALNPLGTLPVVKDGDLVVYGMAPVLLYLARAHDAAQQWLPHDPKAFADVVRWVGFGDTALGPAVAARLQALFDTPGDETTLRASARKAFRIMDDHMTIRHFDGLEWFCGSGPTLGDLMLFPSFALSRDFCVDHAEFPALRRWIRHFRSLKGFLTMPGIPDYH